In Lolium rigidum isolate FL_2022 chromosome 3, APGP_CSIRO_Lrig_0.1, whole genome shotgun sequence, the genomic window CTACAACAGAGCATtaattcaaatagaaaataatgCTAAAATGGTCTGACAATTCTATGTTGCTGAAGTGTGAAGGATACAAAAAGATTATTTAAGTTTGTTACGTTTAGATCAAAAGCTTAAACGAACCAAAAGGACAATGTACAATTTACTTACATTTGGATTGTCCTCCGATATTGTAGACATCATGTACTGCAACACCAGAAAAAATCGATTTGGTTTATCTTAACAAAGCAAAATGTGTGACAAAATGTCATCTACTACCTATCGTCTTTGTTGAGTTATCACAAAATCCCAGCTTCTATGGTCATGTCAACACACCGTGTTCACTGCATTTCCCTATAAATTGAGCGCATATGGATGCATACATGAAAGATAAAATGGTATGCTTGAAATATTCATTTCTTTGCCATTTCTAATTGATGGGGATATCGGAAGTAGACATCGTACAGTTTTTCTGCAGTTGCAAATAAACAAATACGTGCTGCCAGAGGCATTCCGTCGGCCATGCATCACCCAGACAACCAGACAAGCTCTTTCTCGTTCCTATATTTATTACTTACCAATATGAAGGACTAAAAACCAGATAAAACCCAGTCGGTTGGCCTGGCTTTAAATCCATGCAGTAAGCCAAACAACCAAACTTTTGGTTCCTTATTTAAGCGAGAGGAATCATAGAGCTTCCACGTAGTTCATTTCCTTGGTATATGGTTTTTCTTCGGTATACGACTGCTACTCAAAAAcgtactaagagcatcttcaacagatGCACCCTAGTTCGGCGCGCTAAATTTTTTATACAGCGCTCCGCCTTTGTGGGCGTGGGCGTGTCTTCAGGCTTTCCAGACGCGTGAAAAAGTACAGCGCGAAAACAACGCTTTACCAAACACGCTGAAATACAGCACGCAAAACAAGTTGGGCATACAtattattgaaaataagatcaaacATACTACTAAAATAGGTTTTAAAACGAAGACAAGAACGATAATACAATACAAACATTTAAAAATCGGAGAAATCGAAGTCCGATCCCGACGACTCCAACGGCTCGGTCAAGACCAAATCTGCCAACGTTCGTCGTTGTCGTCGATGGTCGACGGGTCGGCTTCCTGCGCCTAGATGAAGCGCTAACGCGTGTGAATGTCCTCCGTCTCCACCCAGCGCTCCGCCTTCTTCTGGGCGTAGAAGGCGCGCTCGTCGATGACGTCCTGCGAGAAGGCAGCAACCCACGCCTCCATGGCGCGTTCATCCGCCTGCGCAATGGTGAGGCGGCGCTGAAGCTGCTTGCGGCGGCAGCGCTGCTCAGCGATGACGAGGCTGTCGTAGCCGGCCAAGAACTCTGCCTCCACGAGCGACTCGCAGTCCTTGAGGTTGAGTTGCTGGTGGAGGCGCCCGAGGCGTCATGCCGCCGCATCGTAGGTGCGCGCCGCCTGCTCGACAGTGTCGAAGGTGCCGATGGTGAGGCGAGCACCGCTGGCACAGATCTCCGCATAGAAGGTGTCGCTCGAGCGGGCGCGCACGCCGATGAAACCGGAGGAGTTGCCggggggcatggcggcggcggtggtgcgggTGGCAGGCGAGAGGGCGTGTGGAGGGAGGGATGTTTCAGCGGTGGTTGACGACGCATCGCACGCGCTTTTTATACCGTGCACGGAAGAGCGCGCGCCCATTCTCCGTGCGCGCGGCTGCTTTATCACGCGCGGGGCAAAAAAAAATATTAGCGCGCGCGGTATTTTCGTGTATGAAAGGAAGGTGAAATTGTCAAGAAAATGCGTCAAAATTTTCAGGAAGCGAAACTAAAAATGAACTGTCATGAAACCGCATTGACAGCCACTACCATATACAAATTAAAACAATCATCCTGATTCGTTTTGCTGCAAGGGATGTCGTTTGGAGCACTCTAGGCTGCGGACTGACCATGGACTAACAAAAATCTCAGATTAATCAAAGAGAACAACATGCAATGTGTCCTCACCTTGGTCATTGGAGCAGCGATAGATAGAAGGTGTAGACTTGGAGGAGCTGGCTCGTGGAAGAGTCTGGCGGCTGAGTCCTCGTAATGACTGCTGGTTCTGAGCGGGGTCCATCCACGTCTCCTACTCCATGCTAATCCACCCACAGTTAATATGTTGTAACACCAAGAAATCAGATAGAGAGATAGATATGAGTGTAAATAGTAGAGAGCAGATGGAAGAAGGATCGGGGGCATGTGAGAAGCGCCGCGGCTCAGCCACCGACCTCAGGCATCCGCTATGGTGAAATCGCCCCACCTACGGCCATCGTGTGCTCCCCCGCAGAGGAGCGGGAGCACTCGTGGAGGCAGGAAGGTGTGCGGGGATCAAACAGTGGTCATGGCAGATAAGTATTAGCTCGTGGAGCTTCCGTTTCTCCCCTAATCCTCCCGATCTAGTAGGAGCCATCAATTCACGCATAGAACTTAGGAGAGGAGTGGAAGAGAAAAGGCAGATGCAGGAAAAAAGGACGATCAGTTTTCTACGGTTGTTATTTTAGGAGAAAAGGAGGGGAGATCCTTCAGATCGATCTCCACGTTTTTAGGAGGGATGAGGATTACTGAGTGCAGTATCGGTATCGGTATCAGGACGCGGGGTATTATTGTTGCGTTTTCTTTGTTCCGCGCGCAGGTTTTTTTTTCAAGAttgcgttgagataaatcattttggtaggataaagacgtggggtatgcctggtgtcacatctATCTTTTTACGAACAATATGCCACCGCTAAATGTACTCCGTTAAAAATGCTTTCTCATTTATCCATCGTGCACAATGATCGGATCTATTCCACTAAACCGATCACGCGGATTGTGGAAAGCAGTTCCCGGTTATTAGGGATAGACACATACGTACAACTGTGCTGGCCGTCATCATCCAAACGCATGCATGGCTGCCTGCTCGTCCACGATGCATAGGCAAGCAGGACGCATGACTCCATGCCTTGTTCGAAGAATTTCAGGCGTACGGTATGGTTGTAAAGCATGCATTTACATATGATTCATACCGTTCCTTCAAAACAATGTACAATAGTATATACCCGTTAAATTATTAGGCAGTGTATACTTTTTCTAAAGTTGTCATAGTATATCTGCCTTTGAAAAAAAACAGTATATCACACTTCTTAGTATTTACACAAAAATGCCACCGCAACtactttccttttttttcctctcACAGCGCTGCTAATCCCTCCTCCGACGGACTCCACTCTGGGTTGTTTGCATGCTGAGATTGTGGAAAATTAGTTTCTCTTAAATGCGTTTGAGAACCTAACCACCAAAAACTCTGGCAACATATGCCCACATTCACAGCTAACACTGGTACGAATTGCAGCTaggtaaagaaaaagaaaaaggataaagacgtggggggtattattgtccatcctgaaaatgtgacaccaggcattcatcagtttgctcttaatagtagagattttAAAACGGAGACCTATGAATCACCCTCCTCTAATTCACGTATAATTAAATGTACCGTGATAAATGATTTCTTTATTTTTGTATTCCTACGTTTTCAGAATCATGAAAGCGAAAGAAGATCCGTATTATTCTATTGACAATGAAAGGCATGCATTCCGCATGTTGAATGTTTGATCAAGTTGTAAATCATACACCGCGTTGAAGTGTTGGGTCCTAGGACGAAAGGAGAACATTATGCGGACACTGATGGGACCTTTTCCATTTTGTTCTCGATCATGTTTAGCTCGCCTATCATGCGACAACGGCGGGTAGCCACGTTGGCACCTGCTTGCATCTGCTCGTTTTGCAATGGAGCTGGTCGGCGGGCCATTGCCATGCATGGTGGGTGGGGACTGTGCACAATAATCGGGTGGTTTGACCCCTCCCGCAAGCAACTATTTTTCTCAGCTCTGATTCGTCGCATGGTCAAGCTAGAATTTCTCCCGTTGAGATCAGACCAGCCATGCCGTCAACGCTGCGATCGCCCGTGCGCGCTCCCAATTTCACACAGCAGCGTCTGCGGTCTGGGTCGGCAGTCCACGGGAAAAGTCCCGTCGCCCGTGTAGGAACATTTCAGCGACGCACGCGGTAGTTTGACGTGTGTAAACAACTTGGTAGTACTTTTATAGTGCACAATAACATAGAGATTGTATATGTCAAATGCGGGTGATTCTTATACTTTCTCTATGTTAGACATATGTTTCTACAACGTGCTCGGGGCTGTGACATACGCCTCAATTTTGTTTGCGAGGAAACATGCTCACGCCTGAATTTGCATTATGCATACACTGATTCTCACATCACTAACAGATCAATGTTGCGCCTGAATCAGATGATCCACTTGCACGATCATATGCATGAGCCGTTGATGCTATTTGCCTTTTAAATGTGGTTTTCTGTAGTCGCCATTCTCTGCATAACGCCCACATTCTTGGTCCCAAGACTGAACATGCACAACACGTATATCAGCGTCGTGCAGAAATCAGAAAAAGAAAACCATACAGGTCAGAGGAAAGACTTGGTAATCACGAAGCGTCAGGTAAAGCTGTTTAAACTTTCTATATTAACTTGGTTAAATATCCTTCATCCTTAAAATATTCAGTGCATTTGTCAGCAAGGCATTTCAGAGTACACAAGCAACTGACAGGTTATGGCAATCTATTTTAATACCTTTACTGTAATAATAAAGCAAATACCATAATTTCACAATTCCCAATATTTATATGGCAAATGCAATGATCCGTCAAACTAATAAACCAAGCTTTAGACTCAAGGTAAAAAGGATGTATCTTTTTGCAAGACACTGTGTTATGTCAACATCTCTTCACAAGGATACGATTATCAAAATCAATGTGTTATGTCAAGATTTCTTCGGAAATCGGAAGGATGAGGTTGTATCTATTTCATTGCACCATAATTCCAGCACCACAATTTATTCATCGGAGAAATAGGTAGTAACTAGACTAAAGCCCGTAAGTTGAGCTACTATTTCAACACTACACGTGTTTAGTTCTGTTTCATGTTTGTTGTCCGATGCAGCTCTCGATTGTAGCTGCacggtgttagagcatctccactggcgcTCCCAATAGTCTCCTCTATTGGGATCCTAGTGAGAGAACGCGCCCACATCGACACTCCCTAAAAAGCGTCGATATGTTCTGGAGCCCCATAAAAGCGCCGGTGCGCCCGAAAAAATCCCTATGCGAAGGGTTTCGATCGGGGTTGACGCTTCTTCAACAACAACTCCACGTCGAATTCCTGGAATTTGGGGCTTTTTATGGGACTCGGTGGGGTTACTGGTGGAACAACATCCCCAAATAGATGATGTTGTGCCTACGCCCCCCATACGGCAGTGCCGGTGCCCCTGCCGACGCCTATTTGGGGgacgtcggtggagatgctcttagttgtgGCTTGAGTCTTGACTATGAAGCAAAACAACAATGATAGTTTCAATAAtcttacaaatgctcttatgaaGTTCCTGATATTTCTTTAGCTGCCATCCTTCcttctcgttgtcctcgtcccaaCCAATTCATATCCATACCGATCTAAGATTTAAGCATACATCGGTTTGGATTTTTGAATCGTTGTCCTCAACCCAACCAGTCTCGAAGAAGTGACTTTCAGTTGGGATAGAATGATCGATAGATATTGTTTGATATCCATTCAACACGAGATGCCCCTTTACGCGAAGACATGATCCGATCGGCACCACAAGGGGAGATCGGCACAACGGAAGGCAAAATTCCATGCAAATACCTTCTTCTTGCGAGCCGGTGAAGGGGATACACTCCGGTTCATCGGCGCCTCTACTGAAGATCGTGGCCCCAACCTCAAACGTGCCGATGCACGCCGTAACACGACCGTGCACGTAGACGAAAGGGTAGAGCCAGGGCAGGCGCACCATGACCTTAGGATGGGCGCACACGGCGTCACTTAGCACCGCGCACGTCACATATACATAGCCCATGTTTGTTCGGATGGTTACGATGCCGGGACGATCGAGCATCCTAGAGTAGTCACTAGGCGAATCATAGCATACCGTGTACTCGTATGTAGCTGTCTCCCGGGGAGAGGCGCTGAAGCTGAAGCCGCAGAACGCCGACATGGCACGGCCTGGTCCGGTGAGCAGCAGCTTGTTCCTGAATCCGGAGGAGTTGGCGTGTGTTGCTACCCATTGTTTCTTCTGCGAGCGGAAATCTGCGTCGGAATCCCAGTCCGGGCGTCTGTAGATGTAGTTGGAAACAGTCCCGTCGAAGATGGTGATGGTGCCGCTGAAGGGGAAGTCGGAATATGCGGCAAATACCTCCACGAGGAGTTGGCCATGAAGTGTGGAAGCGCGACTCCTCGGCGGATCGTGACGGCCAACCGACGGAGACAGGAGCAGAGGTGCCGAGGAGGAACGGACGAGGTCAAGAAGGCCCAATGGTGGAGTTGTGAAGTGGTGAGGACGCCTCGTGCAGACAATGGGGAAATCGGCAGCTGGCCGCAGGGGGAAGATGAAGTGACTCATCAGTGGCAGCGCCAACGAGCAGACGACGTCAAACAGCAGCTTCGGAGATGAGCAGCAAGATGGAAACGTGTTTTTCTCGAGCTCACAGAGCAGATCGCACAAACAAGCCCTCTGACATGACCTTTCCGTCGGCGGCGATGACACCTCCGCCATACTGTAGCTCacacggcgacggcggcaggcAAACCCTGGAGGCCTGGACTAGATGATGGTGGTTTACGGATCTGGCCGGCTGGGCTGGCCCTCTTTATTTGGGGAATCCGCTCGGTGAGTTAGCCCTATCCGGGAACCCTACCAAGACCGGATCCCTCAATCCGAGGTCGATTCAACAGGCGCGGGTAGTTTTGTCGGCAATATTAGAGGGCATCTCAAGCATATATGTACATGTAAAACGGTCATATACTCTCATTGCCTCAAAAAAGGGCTCACAAATTTTATACTGCGATGCAAAATTTGCACCACAAATATACATCACCTCCGCGTAAAACAACGACCGTGTGCGATGCCTAAGTGCCACTTTGTTGTTTCCTCGCTTCCACCCGCGTGAGCTCGACCGCCGAATCCCGGCCATGGATCCCTCGTCCGCACCCCCCCCCCGCTGTCGCCTTGTTCCGGCGAAATCGAGCACCGCCATGACCGTACCAGctccaaaccctagcacctccCTCCGTCGGCCTGTCTACGTCGTGCCATGTGCAAGCACTACGCTAAGCACATCCGCTGCTGAACCATCGAAGCCAAAGGGGTCAAAGCCTGCAACGAAGGGCAAGGCGGTCGGTTCCAACAGGCCAGCGCCAGCGGTGTCTGCGTCTGTGCCGGCTGCGGCTCTCTCCCCTCCCCACAagaacgaagaagaagaccgTCGGCTGGCGTGGAAAGAACCCCGCAAAAACCACCGTCCATTTCGTTGTCCATCCGCCAGCCCCGTCGCCGCCTGCCGCGGAAGAGCGGGAGTTCTCATAAGCGCCGCCGACCGGTCGCGACCTGGTTGATGAAGCATAGTGTTTTACATTATTTTGGATATTGTGGTCCCAGTGATGAAGCATTCTTGCAAACAATGGATGTTGGAGCGGCCGGCAACGTCGGTCAAGAGTCAAGACACACCATCGCAAGAGTATGTACATGAGgatgaggtggaggaggatgaagatgtCGTCACCAATGAGGATCTAGACGTGGACACCGAGGGGTTATTTGGATGAAGCTCCAAGGGGAAGATCCTTCAACTATGATGTCTATGAAACAAAAGTTGATTTGCATGGCTTGGAAGAAGATTGGGCTTGATGCGGTCGTTGACACCGAGCAACCGGCAAAGCATATTGGAATGGGATGAACAATTACTTCAATGCACAATGTCATCGATGGATAGACTCTATTCGTCATCGATGGAAAACCATAACACCGATTGTCAAAAGTCGTCGACGTGTTTGGCCCATGTCAACCGGTTGAACCTGAGTGGTACAAATGACGATGATCAGGTAACTTCCCTTCTTATTTTCTCTACATGATCAACTAGGTTGCTCTATGATATGTCTACTAAATTGTTTCCTATATGTGTGTATGTAGACAACCATTTCTCAAGGATTCTTCAAAGGGAAAGGCAAGAAAGGGAAAGAAGGGAAGTCGTTCACTCTACACTATTATTGGAAGGACCTAGAGAATGATGAGAAGTGGAAGAACCATGACTTGTATGATGTTCCAAGGAGGAGTACCAAGAGCTCGGTTGGTGATGCAACAGttcgtggtgatgatgatgacgaagcaTCAAGTGAAGCGGGAAGAAGCAGACCCACTCTAAACTTGGTGGCCAAAACCAAAAGACCCGATGGAAGGAAGAGCGAAAAGGAGAACGAGAGGCGGTGATGATGTCAAGTCATCATTGAATGCCATCATGAATGTGAGAAAATAGATGGCTGAAGAAAGGAAGATAATGAAGAAGCAAAAGATACAACAGTTGCGTGTGACCTAGGAGAGGAAGGCGGCTGCCGAGGAGAGGTGGGCGGCGTTGGaggagctcaaggcacaagttgaagATTAAAAAAAAGTAGCACTCGAAGTGGCTCGTCGAGCCTAGGTGAGGGAGGACAAACTCATGTTCATGGACACTAGTGGCATGAGCGAGAAGCAAAAGAAATACATAGATCTATGTCACGATCAATTATTGTCAAAGAAGGAAATGATGGGATACATGGGTAGCATGGCCGGCTGCAttggagcttccatggccgacgactTTGGTGGAGGCATGCCCGGCATGGGTGCATGGGTGGCACCATGCCCGAAATTGATGGCTAAATGGGGAGGGGCATGCCTGGCATGGGAGCATACATGGGTGACGCCATGCCCAACTTTGGTGGAGACATGCCCGGCATGGGAACCTACATGAGTGGAGTCTTTGGAGGTTCCATGGTGGAGACATGGGTGCTTCCATAGGCGGTGGCATTCCTTCCATGGCCGGTGGCATGAGTGGTGGCATTTCTTCCAACACCGCCCATGTTGGTGATGATGCCAATGGACAATAGGCACCACAGGAAGATGGTACCAATGGAGGCAATGAAGGCAATGAAGTCGTCGGATGCAATGGAGGGACGACCTCATTGAGCCATGATGTGTTGCTTTGTTATGGTCCTTGTGTGTTCGTGAAACTATGTTGTTTGTCTACGTTTGTTTGTCGAACTTTGTATATGCTTGTGTCTATGGTGAACCATGATATGCTTGTTGAACTATGCAATTCTTGAACTTGATGATATGTCTGTGATAAAATTAATGATATGTGTGCGCTTGATATTAATTTGTATATTATTTATTATATATGTGATATTTATTTCACAAATATTCATCATAGTTCATCCATATGTTTGTAAATCTAAAATATAGATCACTTAGATGGTGATATATAATACATCATCTGCTGGAgcaccttcaaaattcaaataggaGTTATGGAATAATGCTAAATTGAAATGTTTATTTCTCTAGAATTTCTGATTTGATAAACATACCTTTGCCGGGAGGAATGAGAGAGAGATTCgccatgtgggggggggggggggggcaccactGTGACCACAACCGTCCATCCAGGTCAAATACGCGTCAACGGAGTCTGTATCGACTTCCAAGACACCGGAGTAATGGCACCACCGACTTCCCACCTACTTCGAAGAGCCTTCTCGCCCATACATTGCCGAGCCCACCACCCCCATCACCTCCTCTCTCTTAGAGGCTAGGCCATCAGCTTGGGCAGGTTCCCGTGTCGCTAGTGTTCGCAGGCAAGGGCTTGGGGAAGAGATGCCGAAACACGCTCTATGGCTAGACCCACGGTACGCCGTAGACAACGGCTACTAGTCAACACTATTTCACGAGGAGAGAGATGTGGTGTTGAATCGCTTCACCGGCGAGAATTCACCGTCGGAGAAGAACATCGCCAAGCGGAGGCAGTTCTGGTCAATATGTGTCAGTGCACGGCCGCACCGTCAGGGACGTCATCGACAATTCTCGCCTTGTATCCTTCATTCAGTCAGCTACGGAGGCCAACATCATCAATATCGACTACCACAAATTATTGTTCTAAAATTTGTAGACCTTCTTAGTTCTCAATAAAAATTGTCGGTGTTGTTTTTAGAGGTTTTTATTGGGGCCGCCGCTGTGGGCAGCCCCTCCCAATATGGCGGGAACGTATGTCGGCGCCCCCTTAGAGCCTGGCCAGCAATGTTGCCAGTTACAATATAGGGGgcgcggtggagatgctcttatgtggtCGATCTCTTTCTATGCATGTGAAGTTGCATGTGTATCATCTTTACAATTGCGGAAAAAGAACACTTCAAAGAGCCGTGCGCGACGGATATTCAACTAGTATTGGTAAAGAGTTATATTACCACAGCCCTCAAAAGGGCATTGCTAACGATGCATCTACTTTATGAAATATGTGTGACATCATGTATAGACATACTTCCGGTAATCAACGTTATGCCCATTTCTCCTGTAGAAAGACAACATATATGCTAGTACTCAGACTATCTTCAAGAGAGAACACAGCTTACTTGTCACCGAGTCTTGGCGTTATAACTAAAACTAGTAGCCATGAAGAGTTATTACTAGCCATGGCTTCTGGGATCGGCAACTTGATGAACTTTTCTGAATTCTGCACTCGAGTATTGACCGACGGCTCGTGCATGAGGTATCGTGGCATCACCAGAAGCTAGAGCAACAACATTATCAAGGAAATATTGTTTTGGAAGCTTCCCAACAACATTACCTTCCTCATTTCCTTCCTTGTCCAGAAAGGCGAAATGAGGAATACCTTCTACTCCAAATTCGTCAAGCTCTTGTTCCCACTTTGTATTGTCGACATTCAACATGACAAAGTTGATTTGGTCCCTACAAACAATTCTCAAGGTAAGTTAACTAGAATTTGAAGAAACGTTAACTACTTCCAGTCAGTATATGTATCTCTGTTGGTGTTATAATGCCTTAGATATGGAACTAGAGTACTCATTTTATAACTAGAACTCCTCatcctcgaaaaaaaaaactagaactGCTCTCTAACATGATGTAAATTTATGTTCCTTCCCAAAAATAAATTGAAATGCACAAATGCATATGAGCCTGGGTGTAGATCAGAACCATCGACATTTAGACTCACTTGAACTGTGGTCTATGAGTACTATACAAGAAATTACACAGGTACAACCCTATTATATGGATGGTGCATATTAGGATCAGTACGAAAGCATAAATACCCATTTCGTCAATTATGGAACCAAACCATATTAGGATCAGTAAGGATTGAGAGAAGTAATAATAGTGTAAATATTAGAAGAAAGCTACCTGTACTGTTGCTCAACTTTGTAGATATCCGGAGCTAACTCTCGACAGACTTCACACCAGTCTGCATAAAACTCAACAACAGTGGGCTTGCCATTTGCGAGAGCCTGGAGATGCACTTATCAGGTTATTCAGATTTCGAAGGCAATCAGGCATGTAATTCAAAGAAAAATATGAGAAGAAAATGTAGTCAGCAGAACAAGAAATATTAGGCCTGATCATACTATGGTCGCTTGTCAATTTGACAGGAAAGACATTCATCATAGTGCGCAAATCCATCAACACTAGCTTACTAATGGGCAACATATACTACTTCCAGAGCAAGCTTTCACATGAAACGTTACTAAATCTATGAACTACAAATAAAAAAATCATCATCATGAGGCAACTTCCCGGAGAAAAACTCCCATCTTGCAAGTTCAAAAATAAACTGAAAGGAACATTTATGGGATTAATGGAAaaaatggtaggccaataaacaaTAAATTAATCTGTCAAATGTCCATGAAAGTGACTAGATGAGTTAACTGCTACGAATTAGCTGATAAAAAGTTCTGATCAAGATTGAAGGTGCCAAGGAGGTAGCATGGTTGCAATGACATGTTATATAAAGAAGTAACACTTATATATATTCAATGCAATTATTCCCATCTATGTCTGTTGAGTTCTACCATAGTCTGCAATGGACTATGTTTAGCTGTTCACTTACTGCAACTATAAGCATCAACATATATGTGGAAGGTTGCGCTAGCTAACTTGGATAGAATGGCAGCAAAACCTTCTTTTCTGTTGACACTTAGTACTACCAACATATTCTGCACAGCAAGAATCCTTTTTCCCAGCATTACATTGTTCAGTACAGAATTAAGAGCTAGAATCGCTGACCTCTTCATATGGTACAGCATTGGCTGCTAGATCTTTGAGAGAGAACCCGCCTAGTTTGAACCTCTGAGATGCAAAGAGGCCCACCGCGCCAAGAGTGGAGAGCAAAGCTACCCTCCTGTTGAGATCCTTGTCTGGGACAGGTGGCTCTCCAGCAGGCTCCTGGGGTGtgctactgctgctgctgctgctgcttggctGAGCCTTTTCCTCACCCAATTCAGCTTTGACATCCTGCTCGTCCTGTGCAAGCAAGGGGAGCAGGAATCACTTCACAGTTCATACAATACAGCAATAGCGCTATCTGACTGAAACATTACGAGTAAGCTGTGAATACTAAGCAAAGAGGGCACTAATCAGATCATCCTCTGTCCCGAATCAGTACGAGTATGATGTTATCTTGGTGGGATGCTAGGTCTCACCGTCTTCGACTCCGCGGAGTCAGGCGGCGCGACGCAGGACAGGGTTCTCGGCCGGCGACGGCCCCGGCGCAGATGGACGAGCGGCGAAGGTGGAAGCGAGCGCCTGTGGGACCCAGCGAGGCCCGGCCGCAGatcggggaggaggaggccggagcaCCTCGAGACCACACTCGCCATTCT contains:
- the LOC124704409 gene encoding thioredoxin-like protein HCF164, chloroplastic yields the protein MASVVSRCSGLLLPDLRPGLAGSHRRSLPPSPLVHLRRGRRRPRTLSCVAPPDSAESKTDEQDVKAELGEEKAQPSSSSSSSSTPQEPAGEPPVPDKDLNRRVALLSTLGAVGLFASQRFKLGGFSLKDLAANAVPYEEALANGKPTVVEFYADWCEVCRELAPDIYKVEQQYRDQINFVMLNVDNTKWEQELDEFGVEGIPHFAFLDKEGNEEGNVVGKLPKQYFLDNVVALASGDATIPHARAVGQYSSAEFRKVHQVADPRSHG